The following coding sequences lie in one Myxococcus xanthus genomic window:
- a CDS encoding type II secretion system protein GspG — protein sequence MKEHDAIPSPTPSHEGPDRRRRLGRFLLAFVFVAATGLAFTLVYVTEDRTLDANQRRARTDIRQLEGMFKSHHRLMGRFPSQAEGFTPLIQARLLDRVPEDPWGHPYVYWMDGSTGAVVSYGADGKPGGTGPAADLSSGGVLAAGWGEP from the coding sequence ATGAAAGAGCACGACGCCATTCCATCCCCGACGCCCTCGCACGAGGGGCCGGACCGCCGCCGGAGACTGGGGCGGTTCCTCCTCGCGTTCGTCTTCGTGGCCGCCACGGGGCTTGCCTTCACGCTGGTCTACGTGACGGAGGACCGAACGCTGGACGCCAACCAGCGCCGGGCTCGCACGGACATCCGCCAGCTGGAGGGCATGTTCAAGTCCCACCACCGGCTGATGGGCCGCTTCCCCTCCCAGGCCGAAGGCTTCACGCCGCTCATCCAGGCCCGGCTCCTGGACCGCGTGCCGGAGGACCCCTGGGGCCATCCGTACGTGTACTGGATGGACGGCTCCACGGGCGCCGTCGTCTCCTATGGCGCCGACGGCAAGCCGGGCGGAACGGGGCCTGCCGCGGACCTGAGCAGTGGCGGTGTGCTGGCCGCCGGTTGGGGGGAGCCATGA
- the pilM gene encoding pilus assembly protein PilM — translation MARILGLDLGSHAVKGVVLEAKTKTHTTHGFAEVRRAQEGERADTLRAAVQELLGQLPPGNVDQIVIALPGPALTTHALSLPFSDAKRIEATLPFEVGSQLPFDISDVVYDYQVVGLKEGEGKEKASDLLVGVVRKEELAALLALLAELKVDPRIVTHPGLAYQNLFQQHPGLFQGTGEGGAVAVVDIGHERTSVSVGKPGEGVQFARTFSGGGKDLSKALATEFQTSLAEAHHWKEQHGAVASAAQGPDAERAAAAFVRGLQPMLRELRPTLKAYTARTRQQVGAVVLCGGTAKLPGIAEQLSRDLNLPVRVLALPADAKAIPAAEQPVAAQAYSLSLRGNAAGVRAPRFNLRRGQFAFKGDFDYVKDKLGLLASFAATLILLLIAFGVVRNSVLARREAQVDAVLCDTTQRILGRCEKDYNRALNMLAGVESPAAALPRLTAVNLLAEVTGRVPDDMPVRFTRIQIDLGRVILEGETDSSKQIDTLSNAIKNHDCFKDVRQGKVEKTRDGSKMSFRLDVQVQCPGEQGGES, via the coding sequence ATGGCCCGTATCCTTGGCCTGGACCTCGGCAGTCACGCCGTGAAGGGCGTGGTGCTGGAGGCGAAGACGAAGACGCACACCACCCATGGGTTCGCCGAGGTCCGGCGTGCCCAGGAGGGCGAGCGCGCCGACACGCTGCGAGCCGCGGTGCAGGAGCTGCTGGGCCAGCTCCCGCCGGGCAACGTGGACCAGATTGTCATCGCCCTGCCCGGCCCCGCGCTCACCACGCACGCGCTGAGCCTGCCTTTCTCCGACGCCAAGCGCATCGAGGCGACGCTGCCCTTCGAGGTCGGCAGCCAGCTGCCCTTCGACATCTCCGACGTCGTCTACGACTACCAGGTCGTGGGCCTGAAGGAAGGAGAGGGCAAGGAGAAGGCCAGCGACCTGCTGGTGGGCGTGGTGCGCAAGGAAGAGCTGGCGGCGCTGCTGGCGCTGCTGGCCGAGCTGAAGGTGGACCCGCGCATCGTCACGCACCCGGGCCTGGCCTACCAGAACCTGTTCCAGCAGCACCCGGGCCTCTTCCAGGGCACGGGTGAAGGCGGCGCGGTGGCGGTGGTGGACATCGGCCACGAGCGCACCTCCGTGTCGGTGGGCAAGCCCGGTGAGGGCGTCCAGTTCGCGCGCACCTTCTCCGGTGGCGGCAAGGACCTGAGCAAGGCGCTGGCGACGGAGTTCCAGACGTCGCTGGCGGAGGCGCACCACTGGAAGGAGCAGCACGGCGCGGTGGCCAGCGCGGCGCAGGGCCCGGACGCGGAGCGCGCGGCGGCGGCCTTCGTGCGCGGCCTGCAGCCGATGCTGCGCGAGCTGCGCCCCACCCTCAAGGCCTACACGGCCCGCACCCGTCAGCAGGTGGGCGCGGTGGTGTTGTGCGGTGGTACGGCGAAGCTGCCGGGTATCGCCGAGCAGCTCTCCCGGGACTTGAATCTGCCGGTGCGGGTGCTGGCGCTGCCCGCGGACGCGAAGGCGATTCCCGCGGCCGAGCAGCCCGTGGCGGCCCAGGCCTATTCGCTGTCCCTGCGCGGCAACGCGGCGGGCGTGCGCGCGCCGCGCTTCAACCTCCGCCGGGGCCAGTTCGCCTTCAAGGGCGACTTCGACTACGTGAAGGACAAGCTGGGCTTGCTGGCGTCGTTCGCGGCCACGCTCATCCTGCTGCTCATCGCGTTCGGCGTGGTGCGCAACTCCGTGCTGGCGCGGCGCGAGGCGCAGGTGGACGCCGTGCTGTGTGACACCACTCAGCGAATCCTGGGCCGGTGCGAGAAGGACTACAACCGCGCGCTCAACATGCTCGCGGGCGTGGAGAGCCCGGCGGCGGCGCTGCCCCGGCTGACGGCGGTCAACCTCCTGGCGGAGGTGACGGGGCGCGTTCCGGACGACATGCCGGTGAGGTTCACCCGCATCCAGATCGACCTGGGCCGCGTCATCCTCGAGGGCGAGACGGACTCCTCGAAGCAGATCGACACGCTGTCCAACGCCATCAAGAACCACGACTGCTTCAAGGACGTCCGGCAGGGCAAGGTGGAGAAGACGCGGGACGGCAGCAAGATGTCCTTCCGCCTGGACGTGCAGGTGCAATGCCCTGGTGAGCAGGGAGGAGAGAGCTGA
- a CDS encoding general secretion pathway protein GspK, whose translation MPLPFFQQTPRRRRKPLPRPARRERRSRGVALIIAIVSIAILTVIATDFAYNSRVDLQLAANQRDEVRAYYMARSGIALSRLLLRFQKQVDQTPIPNPAAILGQLGIGGTPQAGQVQPSSLNIQLFKMARVDCHMLRGLVKNDGAGGEVSALEPKQDDNFKLDDEDADPATREVASQMTMRSFGGFEGCFLATISDEEEKLNVHRLIAGAGDARPTALRLMDMMADPRFEFLWERDDANKVRSTPQDVLLALKDWADDDRTGSAFNPVDPVNPLPGGFSDEGAAYSRYEPGYQPKNARFDSVDELYRVHGINDQFMSAFRDRLTVYPDINRRPNINTDDPVMMGLAIMSVADQTRPDPRLRDPVFLNELIERVRAARMFSFFGMSVQDFVAVVEAAGILVDPAVKSNVAGNRLVGDKSQTFTIKSVGEAGNVQKTLTAVIRLDDTLGRLLYWREE comes from the coding sequence ATGCCCCTGCCCTTCTTCCAGCAGACGCCCCGGCGGCGACGCAAGCCCCTGCCCCGCCCGGCGCGGCGGGAGCGGCGCTCGCGCGGCGTGGCGCTCATCATCGCCATTGTCTCCATCGCCATCCTGACGGTGATTGCCACCGACTTCGCCTACAACAGCCGGGTGGACCTGCAGCTGGCGGCCAACCAGCGGGACGAAGTGCGCGCCTACTACATGGCGCGCTCGGGCATCGCGCTGTCGCGGCTGCTGCTGCGCTTCCAGAAGCAGGTGGACCAGACGCCCATCCCCAACCCGGCGGCCATCCTGGGGCAGTTGGGCATCGGCGGCACGCCGCAGGCCGGGCAGGTGCAGCCCTCCTCGCTCAACATCCAGCTCTTCAAGATGGCACGCGTGGACTGCCACATGCTCCGCGGGCTGGTGAAGAACGACGGCGCGGGTGGAGAGGTCTCCGCGCTGGAGCCCAAGCAGGACGACAACTTCAAGCTGGATGACGAGGACGCGGACCCGGCGACGCGCGAGGTCGCCTCGCAGATGACCATGCGCTCCTTTGGCGGCTTCGAGGGCTGCTTCCTGGCCACCATCTCCGACGAGGAAGAGAAGCTCAACGTGCACCGCCTCATCGCGGGCGCGGGTGACGCGCGGCCCACGGCGCTGCGGCTCATGGACATGATGGCGGACCCGCGCTTCGAGTTCCTCTGGGAGCGGGACGACGCCAACAAGGTGCGCAGCACGCCCCAGGACGTCCTCCTGGCCCTCAAGGACTGGGCGGACGACGACCGGACGGGCTCGGCCTTCAACCCGGTGGACCCAGTGAATCCGCTGCCGGGTGGGTTCTCGGATGAAGGCGCGGCCTACAGCCGTTATGAACCCGGCTATCAGCCCAAGAACGCGCGCTTCGACAGCGTGGACGAGCTGTACCGGGTCCACGGCATCAACGACCAGTTCATGTCGGCGTTCCGGGACCGCCTCACCGTCTATCCGGACATCAACCGCCGGCCCAACATCAACACCGATGACCCGGTGATGATGGGGCTGGCCATCATGTCGGTGGCGGACCAGACGCGGCCGGACCCGCGCCTGAGGGACCCGGTGTTCCTCAACGAGCTCATCGAACGCGTGCGCGCCGCGCGCATGTTCAGCTTCTTCGGGATGTCCGTGCAGGACTTCGTCGCGGTGGTGGAAGCCGCGGGCATCCTGGTCGACCCGGCCGTGAAATCCAACGTCGCGGGCAACCGGCTCGTGGGCGACAAGAGTCAGACCTTCACCATCAAATCTGTGGGAGAAGCGGGCAACGTGCAGAAGACGCTGACCGCCGTCATCCGGCTCGACGACACCCTGGGCCGGCTCCTGTATTGGAGAGAGGAATAG
- a CDS encoding type IV pilus modification PilV family protein codes for MRRAQGFTLLEVVVALAILGMALMAIFDLNAGAVSNHVYTKRLTVASLLARSKMTDLEQDLYDDGFSLDDKEESGDFSDEGWNQFKWRARIIAPKTDGVTPDQLIGAIFNLPIGDNASGDDPMSGLAGLFGGGAGGKDGASSGGPQAAGLGGMGGAAMGMAQPMFTQMVEQITQTVREVHLTVYWQEGTQVESIDLVTHIVSLGPGSDRNGGAAAAQGGGSDNQWVTQDGRPVANPIPGPNGVMLDPTTRQPLRRLSDAQQDLGSRRGNMGGNPLGNPILPGGFRGGR; via the coding sequence ATGAGGCGCGCCCAGGGTTTCACGCTGCTGGAAGTGGTGGTGGCGCTCGCCATCCTCGGGATGGCGCTGATGGCCATCTTCGACCTCAACGCGGGCGCGGTGTCCAACCACGTCTATACCAAGCGCCTCACCGTGGCGTCGCTGCTGGCCCGGTCGAAGATGACGGACCTGGAGCAGGACCTCTACGACGACGGCTTCAGCCTCGACGACAAGGAGGAGTCCGGGGACTTCTCCGATGAAGGCTGGAACCAGTTCAAGTGGCGCGCGCGCATCATCGCGCCCAAGACGGACGGCGTGACGCCGGACCAGCTCATTGGCGCCATCTTCAACCTGCCCATTGGCGACAACGCCAGCGGTGATGACCCGATGTCCGGACTGGCGGGCCTCTTCGGAGGCGGTGCTGGCGGCAAGGACGGCGCGTCCTCCGGCGGGCCGCAGGCCGCGGGCCTGGGTGGCATGGGTGGCGCGGCCATGGGCATGGCCCAGCCCATGTTCACGCAGATGGTGGAGCAGATCACCCAGACGGTCCGCGAGGTGCACCTCACCGTCTACTGGCAGGAAGGCACGCAGGTGGAGAGCATCGACCTGGTGACGCACATCGTGTCGCTCGGGCCGGGCTCGGACCGCAACGGCGGCGCCGCCGCGGCCCAGGGCGGAGGCTCCGACAACCAGTGGGTGACGCAGGACGGGCGGCCCGTGGCCAACCCCATCCCCGGCCCCAACGGCGTCATGCTGGACCCGACGACGCGCCAGCCCCTGCGCCGCCTGTCCGACGCGCAGCAGGACCTGGGCAGCCGCCGGGGGAACATGGGCGGCAACCCGCTGGGCAACCCGATTCTGCCGGGCGGCTTCCGAGGGGGTCGATGA
- a CDS encoding prepilin-type N-terminal cleavage/methylation domain-containing protein, with protein MTKRSHRAQRGLTLIEISIAIIIVAMLFSAAVMGIGSITGAKAKGSAGELAGLIRSLYDSAALRGQTCRLVFEIPDPKSEQATRYHAECAEGAVTTARDRDETLRAENTERERAARNRGSGGGRDERRSYLGGGSGTNAPSAQELLEGEKLRVENAARFSSYTSEEVPARELPADVKVSVWTRHQRQPVENGVAYLYFFPQGYTEKAYVYVQQGDNVWTLDVSPLTGKVQIVAEALEVPR; from the coding sequence ATGACGAAGCGGAGCCACCGCGCCCAGCGCGGCCTGACGCTCATCGAAATCTCCATCGCCATCATCATCGTCGCGATGCTGTTCTCCGCGGCGGTGATGGGCATCGGCTCCATCACCGGAGCCAAAGCCAAGGGCAGCGCGGGCGAGCTGGCGGGCCTCATCCGCTCGCTCTACGACTCGGCGGCGCTGCGCGGGCAGACGTGCCGGCTGGTCTTCGAGATTCCCGACCCCAAGAGCGAGCAGGCCACGCGCTATCACGCCGAATGCGCGGAGGGCGCCGTCACCACCGCGAGAGACCGCGACGAGACGCTGCGCGCAGAGAACACCGAACGCGAGCGCGCCGCGCGCAACCGGGGCAGCGGCGGCGGCCGTGACGAGCGGCGCAGCTACCTGGGCGGCGGCAGCGGGACGAATGCCCCCAGCGCGCAGGAGCTGCTGGAGGGTGAGAAGCTGCGCGTGGAGAACGCGGCCCGCTTCTCCTCCTACACCTCCGAAGAGGTCCCCGCGCGCGAGCTGCCAGCGGACGTCAAGGTCTCCGTGTGGACGCGCCACCAGCGTCAGCCGGTGGAGAATGGCGTGGCGTACCTCTACTTCTTCCCGCAGGGCTACACGGAGAAGGCCTACGTCTACGTGCAGCAGGGAGACAACGTCTGGACGCTGGACGTGTCACCGCTCACTGGCAAGGTGCAGATTGTCGCCGAGGCGCTGGAGGTGCCGCGATGA
- a CDS encoding type II secretion system protein GspJ yields the protein MRRRTRGFTLMEVMVAVAITALMGTVVAMAFQTGLTAKETVEVDADRYRQVRVAMNRMAREIGSAYVSDRYDSTRFRDQNDRPSNFVGERGKLLFTTFSHQRLYTDVKESDQAIVEYFVEASEDREARGRQDLKRRVNPNIDERMEQGGHVDVLFEGVKELEFAYWDSEKKEWDDEWDTRRIERKAILPTRVRVTVTAVDETGKEARYVTQARIMLNTELPRY from the coding sequence ATGCGGCGTCGCACGCGAGGCTTCACGCTGATGGAGGTCATGGTGGCCGTCGCCATCACCGCCCTCATGGGCACGGTGGTGGCCATGGCCTTCCAGACGGGCCTGACGGCGAAGGAGACGGTGGAGGTGGACGCGGACCGCTACCGGCAGGTCCGCGTGGCCATGAACCGCATGGCGCGTGAGATTGGCTCGGCCTACGTCAGCGACCGCTACGACTCCACCCGCTTCCGGGACCAGAACGACCGGCCCAGCAACTTCGTGGGGGAGCGTGGCAAGCTGCTGTTCACCACCTTCTCGCACCAGCGCCTCTACACGGACGTGAAGGAGTCCGACCAGGCCATCGTCGAGTACTTCGTGGAGGCGTCGGAGGACCGGGAGGCCCGCGGCCGGCAGGACCTCAAGCGGCGCGTCAACCCGAACATCGACGAGCGCATGGAGCAGGGCGGCCACGTGGACGTGCTCTTCGAAGGCGTGAAGGAGCTGGAGTTCGCCTATTGGGATTCGGAGAAGAAGGAGTGGGATGACGAGTGGGACACGCGGCGCATCGAGCGCAAGGCCATCCTGCCCACCCGGGTGCGCGTGACGGTGACGGCGGTGGACGAAACGGGCAAGGAAGCCCGTTACGTCACCCAGGCCCGAATCATGCTCAACACGGAGCTGCCGAGGTACTGA
- the gspM gene encoding type II secretion system protein GspM → MAKLQEVFAPIQTWFERLSDRERRMVSIAGAAVLVFVLFAVVMTFTNSASGYRKRTEEKLAKLQEVNTLAASFREAQANRQSVEQQLTSSNVQLISYIEDKATLAGLQVPNMTPKGEVGIGDGKIVESAVELTFTDVDLRKLTDFLQTVESGPGVVKVKLLRIEPRPASDTLTAWTTVATYRMKP, encoded by the coding sequence ATGGCCAAGCTTCAGGAAGTCTTCGCCCCCATCCAGACGTGGTTCGAGCGGCTCAGCGACCGCGAGCGCCGCATGGTGTCCATCGCCGGCGCGGCGGTGCTGGTGTTCGTCCTGTTCGCCGTGGTGATGACGTTCACCAACAGCGCGTCCGGGTACCGCAAGCGCACCGAGGAGAAGCTGGCCAAGCTGCAGGAAGTGAACACGCTGGCCGCCAGCTTCCGCGAGGCCCAGGCCAACCGTCAGTCGGTGGAGCAGCAACTCACGTCCAGCAACGTTCAGCTCATCAGCTACATCGAGGACAAGGCGACGCTGGCCGGCCTCCAGGTGCCCAACATGACGCCCAAGGGCGAGGTGGGCATCGGCGACGGGAAAATCGTGGAGAGCGCCGTGGAGCTGACCTTCACGGACGTGGACCTGCGCAAGCTGACCGACTTCCTGCAGACGGTGGAGAGCGGTCCGGGCGTGGTGAAGGTGAAGCTGTTGCGCATCGAGCCGCGTCCCGCGTCGGACACGCTGACGGCGTGGACCACTGTCGCCACCTACCGGATGAAGCCCTGA